The following are from one region of the Melaminivora suipulveris genome:
- a CDS encoding methyltransferase regulatory domain-containing protein: MSQTWNQGYFTDAAYTHGYYPDLNPVLQRFTLELQGWALPAAQQPASARHCELGFGQGISLAIHAAANPGHYTATDFNPAHAQHAQALAHASGSGAQVLDDSFEQLLARPELAPFDSLSLHGIWSWVSPANRDAITELARRQLKPGGVLYISYNCLPGWAPASPLRQLFALHDHYASVSGPSVEQRVDAAVQFAQQLLGAQPAYLRSVPQLSARLDEIAKQNKNYLAHEYFNRQWNCLYFHEVVDALAGAKLDWACSATLLDGLDAINLKPEAQSFLKGVQHPILREQARDYFVNRQFRKDLFVRGAVRLRVGEHRERLLSTRLVLTRAAADISMKVTGALGEGSLSEQAYRPFIAALAEDGQSPKTLRQLIPRLGEAVSWAQVQQVLLVLSGMGVVAPCHSEEVERSVRTRCRQLNRQLCERARYGSEITSLASPLTGGGVSVGRFHQLFLLARELGKKQPQEWAQFAWQQLAVQNERLLKEGQALQTPQENLEELTRLAQAFAQQHLPVFKVLQVA; this comes from the coding sequence ATGAGCCAGACCTGGAACCAAGGCTACTTCACCGACGCTGCCTACACCCATGGCTACTACCCCGATCTCAACCCGGTTCTGCAGCGCTTCACACTGGAGCTGCAGGGCTGGGCGCTGCCGGCCGCGCAGCAGCCCGCGAGTGCCCGCCACTGCGAGCTCGGCTTTGGCCAGGGCATTTCGCTGGCCATCCACGCCGCGGCCAACCCTGGCCACTACACCGCCACCGACTTCAACCCCGCCCATGCCCAGCACGCGCAGGCGCTGGCGCACGCCTCGGGCAGTGGCGCGCAGGTGCTCGACGACAGCTTCGAACAGCTGCTGGCGCGGCCTGAGCTGGCGCCGTTCGACAGCCTCAGCCTGCACGGCATCTGGAGCTGGGTGAGCCCGGCCAACCGCGATGCCATCACCGAGTTGGCACGCCGCCAACTCAAGCCCGGCGGCGTGCTGTACATCAGCTACAACTGCCTGCCCGGCTGGGCGCCTGCTTCGCCGCTGCGCCAACTGTTTGCCCTGCACGACCACTACGCCAGCGTCAGTGGCCCGAGCGTGGAACAGCGTGTGGACGCGGCCGTGCAGTTCGCCCAGCAACTGCTGGGCGCGCAGCCCGCGTACCTGCGCTCCGTCCCCCAGCTCAGTGCCCGCCTGGATGAGATCGCCAAGCAGAACAAGAATTACCTGGCGCACGAGTACTTCAACCGCCAATGGAACTGCCTGTACTTCCACGAGGTGGTCGATGCCCTGGCGGGTGCCAAGCTGGACTGGGCGTGCAGCGCCACGCTGCTCGATGGCCTGGATGCCATCAACCTCAAGCCTGAGGCGCAGAGTTTTCTCAAGGGCGTGCAGCACCCCATCTTGCGCGAGCAGGCGCGCGACTACTTCGTCAACCGCCAGTTCAGAAAAGACCTGTTCGTGCGCGGTGCGGTGCGCCTGCGCGTGGGTGAGCACCGCGAACGGCTGCTGAGCACGCGACTGGTGCTCACGCGCGCCGCAGCGGACATTTCCATGAAAGTCACCGGCGCGCTGGGCGAGGGCTCGCTCAGCGAGCAGGCCTACCGCCCCTTCATCGCTGCGCTGGCCGAGGACGGGCAAAGCCCCAAGACACTGCGCCAGCTCATTCCACGGTTGGGCGAGGCAGTATCCTGGGCGCAGGTGCAGCAGGTATTGCTGGTGCTGTCCGGCATGGGCGTGGTGGCGCCCTGCCACAGCGAAGAGGTCGAGCGCAGCGTGCGTACGCGCTGCCGGCAGCTGAACCGCCAGCTGTGCGAGCGCGCCCGCTACGGCAGCGAGATCACGTCACTGGCCAGCCCGCTCACCGGCGGCGGCGTCAGCGTCGGTCGCTTTCATCAGTTGTTCTTGCTCGCTCGCGAGCTGGGCAAAAAGCAACCCCAGGAGTGGGCGCAGTTTGCCTGGCAGCAACTGGCGGTGCAAAACGAGAGGTTGCTCAAGGAGGGTCAGGCTTTGCAGACGCCGCAGGAGAACCTGGAGGAGCTCACCCGGCTGGCCCAGGCGTTTGCGCAGCAGCACCTGCCGGTGTTCAAGGTGCTGCAGGTGGCTTGA
- a CDS encoding type II toxin-antitoxin system YafQ family toxin, which produces MTRTLEETSQFKRDKKRIKGSGRHDWGKIRAVVVELMNDRPLAPKHRDHDLVGDYVGVRECHVTPDWLLIYDKEGPLATGSLKLIRTGSHSELF; this is translated from the coding sequence GTGACCCGTACCCTGGAAGAAACCAGCCAGTTCAAGCGCGATAAAAAACGTATCAAAGGCTCGGGGCGCCACGACTGGGGCAAGATCCGGGCTGTCGTTGTAGAACTGATGAACGACCGGCCCCTGGCGCCGAAACATCGTGACCACGATTTGGTGGGCGACTACGTCGGAGTGCGTGAGTGCCACGTCACGCCTGATTGGCTGCTCATCTATGACAAGGAGGGGCCGCTCGCCACGGGTTCGCTCAAGCTCATCCGCACCGGCTCGCACAGCGAACTATTTTGA
- a CDS encoding DUF4214 domain-containing protein: MAAANYFDTVQKIYIAFYQRPADPAGLTYWASRIDVAGGDASAVIAEFANSPEATALYGPINSTTIGNVIDALYMALFNRAPDAAGKQFYIDEFNAGRKGAGTIALDVLAGARDDDAVAIANKLTVANDFTEQVDGRDMADPLFGTGTSFDATYAGDADAAAARDILKAVTSNPATVLNPSQVADAIKSDIADAGDPILNQSSGQTFTLTANVDNIQGTSGDDTVIAGPGSAGGVHTLGASDVINGGAGTDKIIITSQAGLLGENLVPRMTSVEQVFVQAVGAGTTTVNMINTTGAQELWNDNSTANVRITNLQEKATIGVRGGNGANNYTVEAAAAARIGDLAVALDGADVLNVTVNDGTAARAGYASTTIDATGNSVIRGNLDAGAALNKVTITGEGSVRVVGNLEATVRTIDASANKGGVNFNIANNTGNVTFTGGDGNDRINFGNTLNLQDKVDGGAGRDILAVNSQAQIQPGLQVSNVEVLELNTLNGTLNAALIAGVDEVRVTNTLTNGVVNGLTSNSTFVTNAAGTATLNLVNAQVAGTNDTLNLKTGLTANGSVNVMAGGVENIAYTDNVTANTGRVTTVNFFDTDGVIDVTNLTLAGNAGNTVNFNGLVNTIRTVDGSASMGSTNVSIAAGNPTNGVTIKGGAQASILRGGDGKDIIVGGAGNDVIQGDASAGTAQVTRLSSFGTVDIGDTYSFTINGQTVSYTATAATQANVVAGLAAAVNGNAIISGSGVSASVSGGNLVLTGNANGMAFTVANVASTNAAPTAQTSSYDFGTVAFDAGDSIAASIGGQPITTGALAAATSAVGAAAAFANAVNANAALAAAGITAVITGSKVVVTGNASGAAFPAGNPTVTNAAATADVETVTFASSAAGDVYTVTVQGVQLTPIVSDATVANDATTLANLINTNGALTAAGVTATHAAGVTTITDAQGNDLGVSIVKAGAGTATPGSTTTGIVVTNNSVGNPVTVNGHGAGATGQTLPTVTQTTDPVLGGTPNSDTLTGDGGNDLFVFVGQTGGWNGAALTNMDTITDLNLGGASGATSVDTIQLSSAVLGYGAFGASSLVNAGGAVAITGPSFSAALQGLFNAGGALAGATNNVGLFTYGADTYLIAANGAAGLDANDIVIKVTGVTGTLDLSDLVIV, translated from the coding sequence ATGGCTGCAGCCAATTACTTCGACACCGTTCAGAAGATCTACATTGCCTTCTACCAGCGCCCCGCAGATCCGGCTGGCCTGACATACTGGGCCAGCCGCATCGACGTCGCCGGCGGTGACGCCAGCGCCGTGATCGCTGAGTTCGCCAACTCGCCCGAGGCGACTGCGCTGTACGGCCCGATCAACTCCACCACCATCGGCAACGTGATCGACGCGTTGTACATGGCGCTGTTCAACCGCGCACCCGACGCGGCTGGCAAGCAGTTCTACATCGACGAATTCAACGCCGGCCGCAAGGGCGCGGGCACCATCGCCCTGGACGTGCTGGCTGGCGCCCGTGATGACGACGCAGTCGCCATCGCCAACAAGCTGACCGTGGCCAACGACTTCACCGAGCAGGTGGACGGCCGTGACATGGCCGACCCTCTGTTCGGTACGGGCACCAGCTTTGATGCTACCTATGCCGGCGATGCCGATGCCGCCGCTGCGCGTGACATCCTGAAGGCTGTCACCTCCAACCCCGCTACGGTGCTCAATCCCTCTCAAGTCGCGGACGCCATCAAGAGCGACATCGCCGATGCGGGCGATCCGATCCTGAACCAGTCCAGCGGCCAGACTTTCACGCTCACTGCGAATGTGGACAACATCCAGGGCACGTCTGGCGACGACACCGTCATCGCTGGCCCCGGCTCGGCTGGCGGCGTGCACACGCTGGGTGCCTCCGACGTGATCAACGGCGGCGCAGGCACCGACAAGATCATCATCACCTCGCAAGCAGGTCTGCTGGGTGAAAACCTCGTGCCGCGCATGACCAGCGTGGAGCAAGTGTTCGTGCAGGCCGTGGGCGCTGGCACGACCACGGTGAACATGATCAACACCACTGGCGCGCAAGAGCTGTGGAACGATAACTCCACCGCTAACGTCAGGATCACCAACCTGCAAGAAAAGGCCACGATCGGCGTACGCGGCGGCAACGGCGCCAACAATTACACCGTGGAAGCTGCCGCTGCTGCGCGCATCGGTGATCTGGCCGTGGCCCTGGACGGCGCTGATGTGCTCAACGTGACTGTCAATGACGGCACGGCTGCGCGCGCCGGCTATGCCTCCACCACGATCGATGCCACTGGCAACAGCGTCATTCGCGGCAACCTGGACGCAGGCGCTGCGCTGAATAAGGTCACCATCACGGGTGAAGGTTCCGTGCGCGTGGTGGGCAACCTGGAAGCCACCGTGCGCACCATCGACGCCTCGGCCAACAAGGGCGGTGTGAACTTCAACATCGCCAACAACACCGGCAACGTCACCTTCACGGGCGGCGACGGCAACGACCGCATCAACTTCGGCAATACGCTGAACCTGCAGGACAAGGTGGACGGCGGCGCTGGCCGTGACATCTTGGCTGTGAACAGCCAAGCTCAGATTCAGCCCGGTCTGCAAGTGTCCAACGTGGAAGTGCTTGAGCTGAACACGCTCAACGGCACCCTCAACGCTGCCCTGATCGCTGGCGTGGACGAAGTGCGCGTGACCAATACGCTCACCAATGGCGTCGTCAACGGCCTGACCAGCAACAGCACCTTTGTGACCAACGCAGCCGGCACCGCTACGCTGAACCTGGTCAACGCCCAGGTGGCTGGCACCAACGATACGCTGAACCTGAAGACCGGCTTGACCGCCAATGGCTCGGTGAACGTGATGGCAGGCGGTGTGGAGAACATTGCCTATACCGACAACGTCACTGCTAACACCGGCCGTGTGACAACGGTCAACTTCTTCGACACCGATGGCGTCATCGATGTGACCAACCTGACCCTTGCTGGCAATGCTGGCAATACGGTCAACTTCAACGGTTTGGTCAACACGATCCGCACCGTGGATGGTTCGGCTTCCATGGGTAGCACCAACGTGTCGATTGCCGCAGGCAACCCGACCAATGGCGTGACCATCAAGGGTGGCGCGCAAGCCAGTATCCTGCGTGGCGGCGATGGCAAGGACATCATCGTCGGCGGCGCGGGCAATGACGTCATCCAAGGCGATGCCAGCGCGGGTACTGCGCAGGTCACGAGACTGTCCAGCTTCGGGACTGTGGATATCGGGGATACCTACAGTTTCACCATCAACGGCCAAACGGTGTCCTACACCGCTACGGCTGCGACGCAAGCGAACGTGGTTGCGGGTCTTGCCGCTGCCGTGAACGGTAACGCCATCATCAGTGGCAGCGGCGTGTCGGCAAGCGTGTCTGGCGGCAATCTGGTCCTGACCGGCAACGCCAATGGCATGGCCTTCACGGTAGCGAACGTGGCCTCCACAAATGCTGCCCCGACGGCGCAAACATCGTCGTATGACTTTGGTACCGTGGCTTTCGATGCCGGCGACTCCATCGCCGCCTCCATCGGTGGGCAGCCCATCACCACAGGCGCTTTGGCTGCTGCTACTTCCGCCGTGGGCGCCGCTGCGGCGTTCGCCAATGCGGTCAACGCCAACGCTGCACTTGCTGCAGCCGGCATCACGGCCGTCATCACGGGCAGCAAGGTGGTGGTGACTGGCAATGCCAGCGGCGCTGCTTTTCCCGCCGGCAACCCAACGGTGACCAATGCGGCTGCAACTGCTGACGTCGAGACGGTGACATTCGCTAGTTCGGCTGCGGGTGACGTATATACCGTCACGGTGCAAGGTGTGCAGTTGACGCCGATCGTGTCGGATGCCACCGTTGCAAACGATGCCACCACCCTGGCTAATCTCATCAACACCAACGGTGCACTGACGGCGGCAGGCGTGACCGCTACGCATGCAGCGGGCGTCACCACCATCACGGATGCGCAAGGCAACGATCTGGGCGTGAGCATCGTCAAGGCAGGTGCTGGCACGGCGACCCCGGGCTCGACGACTACCGGTATCGTGGTGACCAACAATTCCGTGGGTAACCCGGTAACGGTCAACGGTCACGGTGCAGGTGCCACCGGGCAGACACTGCCTACCGTCACCCAGACGACGGACCCGGTGCTGGGCGGCACGCCCAACTCCGACACGCTGACCGGCGACGGCGGCAACGACCTGTTTGTCTTCGTCGGTCAGACGGGCGGCTGGAACGGCGCAGCGCTGACCAACATGGACACCATCACGGACCTGAACCTGGGCGGCGCCTCGGGTGCGACCAGTGTGGACACCATCCAGCTGAGCTCGGCTGTGTTGGGTTATGGCGCCTTCGGTGCCAGCAGCCTGGTGAATGCCGGCGGCGCAGTGGCCATCACCGGCCCGTCGTTCAGCGCAGCGCTGCAAGGCCTGTTCAACGCCGGTGGCGCGCTGGCCGGTGCAACCAACAACGTGGGCCTGTTCACCTACGGTGCTGACACCTACCTGATCGCTGCCAACGGCGCGGCGGGCCTGGATGCCAACGACATCGTGATCAAGGTCACGGGCGTGACCGGCACGCTGGACCTGTCGGACCTCGTGATCGTCTGA
- a CDS encoding type II toxin-antitoxin system RelB/DinJ family antitoxin — protein MLTADVRSRVEPELKREAAAVLKASGLDLSTAIRLFLRSVVEQGGLPMEMPRPNADTLAAIREAKEGRATPVPLADF, from the coding sequence ATGTTGACTGCTGACGTTCGCTCCCGCGTGGAGCCCGAGCTCAAGCGCGAGGCGGCGGCTGTGCTCAAGGCTTCTGGCCTGGACCTGAGCACCGCCATCCGTCTTTTTTTGCGCAGCGTCGTGGAGCAAGGCGGCCTGCCCATGGAGATGCCTCGCCCCAACGCTGACACCTTGGCGGCCATTCGCGAAGCCAAGGAGGGCCGGGCGACGCCTGTCCCCCTGGCGGACTTTTGA
- a CDS encoding DUF2442 domain-containing protein produces the protein MSKDHFTLTAVHARPVQRLHLTYADCRSSDVDLSDWIGSSKALAPLQDSSLFAQAQVGFQGRTVDWIEDELDLAADNLRNLATEQADGIGHERIWTCTAAARPQRRQA, from the coding sequence ATGAGCAAGGATCACTTCACCCTCACCGCAGTGCACGCCCGGCCTGTGCAGCGCCTGCATCTGACTTACGCCGACTGCCGATCGTCCGACGTTGACCTGAGCGACTGGATCGGCTCCAGCAAAGCCTTGGCGCCCTTGCAAGACAGCAGCCTGTTCGCCCAGGCCCAGGTGGGATTCCAGGGCCGCACGGTGGACTGGATCGAGGACGAACTCGACCTGGCCGCCGACAACCTGCGCAACCTCGCCACCGAGCAGGCCGACGGTATCGGCCACGAGCGCATCTGGACGTGCACGGCTGCAGCGCGACCGCAGCGCCGTCAAGCGTGA